A single region of the Brassica rapa cultivar Chiifu-401-42 chromosome A03, CAAS_Brap_v3.01, whole genome shotgun sequence genome encodes:
- the LOC103862321 gene encoding classical arabinogalactan protein 9, whose protein sequence is MSTMSGIQGQILEVTVVGCQKLKDTEWFSRQDPYVVLEYSGTRHRTRTCTDGGKNAVFQEKFMFTLLEGLRDLKVAVWNSNTLSTDDFIGNATIQLQKVLSQGYDDCTWTLQTKTGRFAGEVRLILHYAGAKKQNYGSVPSAPPYAPQVPQYSAPPAPSPYSSPPYSGPSPYPQGQYSQPQSAYPPVSAYPPQPSAYPPPPSTAYPPAPSAYPPGPSAYPPGPSAYPPPPPSSAYPPPPYPPQPSPYYPQGPYPGQYPPPPY, encoded by the exons ATGTCGACGATGTCGGGTATTCAAGGCCAGATCCTCGAGGTCACTG TGGTTGGTTGCCAGAAACTGAAAGACACGGAATGGTTCTCGAGGCAAGATCCGTACGTTGTCCTCGAGTATAGCGGCACTAGGCACCGTACCCGAACCTGCACAG ATGGTGGGAAGAACGCAGTGTTTCAAGAGAAGTTTATGTTCACTTTGCTTGAAGGACTTAGGGATCTTAAAGTTGCTGTTTGGAATAGTAACACTCTCTCCACTGATGACTTCATTGGCAATGCTAC gattcagttgCAGAAGGTTCTTTCTCAGGGATACGACGACTGTACCTGGACTCTTCAGACCAAAACTGGCAG ATTTGCGGGAGAAGTAAGACTAATACTGCATTATGCAGGCGCAAAG AAACAAAATTACGGGTCTGTGCCATCAGCACCACCATATGCCCCTCAAGTACCTCAATACTCAGCACCGCCCGCTCCATCTCCATATTCATCACCACCATACTCTGGACCATCTCCGTACCCACAAGGACAATACTCTCAGCCGCAATCGGCATACCCACCAGTTTCAGCTTATCCTCCTCAGCCGTCTGCGTATCCTCCTCCTCCCTCAACTGCTTATCCTCCCGCTCCTTCAGCTTACCCTCCCGGTCCTTCGGCTTACCCTCCAGGTCCTTCAGCTTACCCTCCTCCTCCGCCATCCTCAGCTTACCCTCCTCCTCCATACCCTCCTCAACCATCACCATATTACCCACAAG gtcCATATCCAGGACAATACCCTCCGCCTCCGTACTAA
- the LOC103862319 gene encoding CBS domain-containing protein CBSX2, chloroplastic: protein MGSISLSNSLPIPRLPLHTSSLNPSCLPSSFSLPPRRSTFSPLVSASAVFAAPSGVNNSVPGKNGGYTVGDFMTGKQHLHVVKPTTSVDDALELLVEKKVTGLPVIDDDWNLVGVVSDYDLLALDSISGRSSQNDTNMFPNVDSSWKTFNELQKLISKTHGKVVGDLMTPSPLVVRGSTNLEDAARLLLETKFRRLPVVNSDGKLIGILTRGNVVRAALQIKRETENST, encoded by the exons ATGGGTTCGATCTCTCTGTCAAATTCTCTGCCCATACCGCGACTTCCACTACATACATCATCACTCAATCCATCATGCCTTCCTTCATCCTTCTCTCTTCCTCCTCGTCGCTCCACTTTTTCACCGCTAGTCTCGGCCTCGGCAGTCTTCGCAGCTCCTTCCGGCGTTAATAACTCTGTTCCT GGTAAAAACGGGGGTTACACAGTTGGTGATTTCATGACAGGGAAACAGCATCTTCATGTTGTTAAGCCCACAACATCTGTCGATGATG CATTGGAACTTCTGGTTGAGAAGAAAGTCACGGGCTTGCCTGTAATTGATGATGATTGGAATCTG GTTGGCGTTGTTTCTGATTACGACTTGCTTGCACTCGACTCCATTTCTG GCCGGAGCAGCCAAAATGATACAAACATGTTCCCTAACGTGGACAGTTCATGGAAA ACATTTAACGAACTCCAGAAGCTGATAAGCAAGACACATGGGAAAGTAGTTGGAGATTTGATGACGCCTTCTCCTCTTGTTGTCCGTGGCTCTACTAATTTAGAAGATGCTGCCAG GTTGCTACTGGAAACAAAGTTCAGAAGGTTACCAGTCGTGAATTCAGATGGAAAACTG attgggaTTCTAACAAGGGGGAACGTTGTAAGGGCTGCACTGCAGATCAAGCGGGAAACCGAGAACTCAACCTAG
- the LOC103862322 gene encoding cyclin-D3-1 — protein MAIRKEDESREEQSTSFLLDALYCEEEKWEDEEETEEVEENSSFSSSSPTSPLVLLQQDLYWEDEDLVTLFSKEEEQRLSRLDEVYLATDRKEAVGWILRVNARYGFSTLTAVLAITYLDKFICSYSLQRDKPWMLQLVSVACLSLAAKVEEVHIPLLLDFQVEETKYVFEAKTIQRMELLLLSTLQWKMHLVTPLSFLDHIIRRLGLKNNSHWDFLNRCHRLILSVISDSRFVGYLPSVVAAATMMRIIDQVETFDPLSHQTNLLGVLNITKEKVEACYNLILQLPLDHMGLQIETQSCRKRKSRDSSSSLSSPSCVIDSNPFNSDESSNDSWSASSCNPPSSSPQQQQQEPPLKKTKMEKPILHLS, from the exons ATGGCGATTCGTAAGGAGGACGAAAGTAGAGAAGAACAGAGCACTTCGTTTCTTCTTGATGCTCTCTACTGCGAAGAAGAGAAatgggaagacgaagaagaaacagaagaagTTGAAGAAAACTCTTCCTTTTCCTCCTCTTCTCCTACTTCACCACTGGTTCTTCTGCAGCAAGATTTGTACTGGGAAGACGAAGATCTGGTCACTCTCTTCTCCAAAGAAGAAGAGCAAAGACTCAGCCGTCTCGATGAGGTTTATCTCGCCACGGATCGTAAAGAAGCCGTGGGTTGGATTCTGAGAGTCAACGCTCGTTATGGGTTCTCTACTTTGACTGCTGTTTTAGCCATAACGTACCTAGACAAGTTCATCTGTAGCTACAGCTTACAGAGAGACAAACCATGGATGCTTCAGCTCGTTTCTGTTGCGTGTCTCTCTCTAGCTGCTAAAGTCGAAGAAGTCCATATCCCTCTTCTTCTAGACTTTCAA GTGGAGGAGACTAAGTATGTGTTCGAAGCCAAAACCATACAAAGAATGGAGCTGCTGCTTCTCTCTACTCTCCAGTGGAAGATGCATCTCGTTACTCCACTTTCGTTTCTAGACCACATCATCAGGAGATTGGGTCTTAAAAACAACTCTCACTGGGATTTCCTCAACAGATGTCACCGTCTCATCCTCTCTGTAATCTCCG aTTCACGATTTGTCGGCTACCTCCCATCAGTTGTTGCCGCAGCTACCATGATGCGAATTATAGATCAAGTTGAGACCTTTGACCCTCTCTCGCACCAAACCAACCTCCTCGGTGTCCTTAACATAACCAAG GAAAAGGTTGAAGCTTGCTACAATCTCATCCTCCAGTTACCATTGGATCACATGGGTTTACAGATCGAAACGCAATCTTGCCGCAAACGCAAGAGTCGCGACTCATCATCGTCGTTGAGCAGCCCTAGCTGCGTGATCGATTCAAACCCGTTCAATAGCGACGAAAGCTCAAACGATTCGTGGTCAGCGAGTTCGTGCAATCCACCATCTTCTTCGccgcagcaacaacaacaagaacctccgttgaagaagacgaagatggAGAAACCGATTTTGCATCTGTCGTAG